One genomic region from Methanomassiliicoccales archaeon encodes:
- a CDS encoding AAA family ATPase has product MKVIVITGMPGAGKEEFVSVALSIGYEVVRMGDVVREWASKQGLEPNDKAVGRFANDERKRLGYDIWAKRCVERVRSPLTIIDGSRGLDELRIFKNAFGEEVQLMAVHSSPRTRFQRLQRRGRADAPGSWEEFLERDLRELSWGLGGLIAVADRMIINEGTLDEFRTSALRYLQEQG; this is encoded by the coding sequence GTGAAGGTCATCGTCATCACCGGCATGCCTGGAGCAGGGAAAGAGGAGTTCGTCTCCGTGGCCCTGAGCATCGGATACGAGGTCGTGCGCATGGGCGACGTGGTGCGCGAATGGGCCTCGAAGCAAGGTCTGGAGCCCAACGACAAAGCAGTTGGAAGGTTCGCGAACGACGAGAGAAAGCGCCTCGGCTACGACATCTGGGCGAAGAGGTGCGTGGAGCGAGTGAGATCACCTCTGACGATCATCGACGGCAGCCGAGGATTGGACGAGCTGAGAATCTTCAAGAACGCCTTCGGAGAGGAAGTGCAGTTGATGGCCGTTCACTCCTCCCCCCGCACACGTTTCCAGAGGTTGCAGCGGAGGGGGAGGGCGGACGCTCCTGGCAGCTGGGAGGAGTTCTTGGAGCGGGACCTGCGCGAGCTGAGCTGGGGTCTGGGAGGGCTGATCGCCGTGGCCGACCGCATGATCATCAACGAGGGCACGCTGGATGAGTTCCGGACGAGCGCCTTACGCTATCTGCAGGAGCAGGGCTAG